A genome region from Microbacterium sp. CGR2 includes the following:
- a CDS encoding SDR family NAD(P)-dependent oxidoreductase produces MDAPATKPQDLDGRTILITGANTGIGYWCAESLAARGARVLLGCRSAERAATAVDAIRLHVPDADLGVVGLDLGSLDSVRRAAAEIGERLDAVICNAGVKSARRDAKTSDGLDLMMGTNFLGHFALVARLEPLLADDARVVAVGSLAHRFARIDPGELSRPWKGSSLRRYGRSKAALMAFVFELDRRWSGTGRSAVCAHPGYAVDPLTAPRPGSVEVSAALRRLAALSRPFVQGKDDGAAPVIHAATAAGVQSGDYWGPSGKLEFRGTPARVAVSAEVRSADTGAALWPAAEQLTGVRFPLDGMSDAPTTLGS; encoded by the coding sequence ATGGATGCTCCCGCCACGAAGCCGCAAGACCTCGACGGCCGGACGATCCTGATCACCGGAGCAAACACGGGCATCGGCTACTGGTGCGCCGAATCACTGGCCGCACGCGGAGCGCGAGTTCTCCTCGGATGTCGTTCGGCCGAACGGGCAGCCACGGCGGTCGACGCGATCCGGCTACACGTGCCCGACGCGGACCTTGGGGTCGTCGGCCTCGACCTGGGTTCGCTCGACAGCGTGAGACGAGCAGCCGCAGAGATCGGCGAACGCCTCGACGCCGTCATCTGCAACGCCGGTGTGAAGTCGGCACGGCGCGACGCGAAGACCAGCGACGGTCTCGACCTGATGATGGGGACGAACTTCCTCGGCCACTTCGCGCTCGTCGCCCGGCTCGAGCCTCTTCTCGCCGATGACGCTCGCGTGGTGGCAGTCGGCTCACTCGCGCACCGATTCGCCCGCATCGACCCCGGCGAGCTGTCCCGGCCATGGAAAGGGAGCTCGCTCCGGCGGTACGGCCGATCCAAAGCCGCACTCATGGCCTTCGTGTTCGAGCTGGACCGACGGTGGTCGGGGACAGGACGGTCGGCGGTCTGCGCACACCCGGGATACGCGGTCGACCCGCTGACGGCACCACGTCCCGGGAGCGTCGAGGTGTCCGCCGCGCTCCGTCGACTGGCCGCGCTGAGTCGCCCTTTCGTGCAGGGAAAGGATGACGGTGCCGCGCCCGTGATCCACGCCGCCACCGCTGCCGGCGTGCAGAGCGGCGACTACTGGGGTCCGAGCGGGAAGCTGGAGTTCCGCGGCACTCCGGCCCGTGTCGCGGTCTCCGCTGAGGTCCGCTCGGCGGACACCGGCGCCGCGTTGTGGCCGGCGGCGGAACAGCTCACCGGCGTGCGCTTCCCACTTGACGGGATGTCCGACGCCCCGACGACACTGGGTTCATGA
- the erm gene encoding 23S ribosomal RNA methyltransferase Erm, translating to MPRSTHGGRHELGQNFLTHTPTRDRIATLVRQTSGPILELGSGDGALTRPLAGLGRPLTAIDVDEHRVRRLRSALPGVRVETADAMSFPLTAEVVVGNIPFHLTTPILRRLLSARRWQNAILLTQWEVARKRAGVGGGTMMTAQSAPWFEFGLEGRVPAWGFSPQPSVDGGLLSITRRGSPLVSPSDRGAYEAFIRAMFTARGGTLDAVTATASRVPRPRARRALAAVGAATTRLPRDLTPSQWAGLWQHLSPTR from the coding sequence ATGCCTCGTTCAACCCATGGCGGCCGTCACGAACTCGGCCAGAACTTTCTCACTCACACCCCGACGCGGGACCGGATCGCGACACTCGTCCGGCAGACATCGGGACCGATCCTCGAACTCGGATCCGGCGACGGCGCACTCACACGCCCCCTTGCCGGCCTCGGCCGGCCCCTCACCGCGATCGACGTCGACGAACACAGAGTGCGGCGGCTGCGCAGTGCTCTGCCCGGTGTGCGCGTCGAGACGGCCGACGCGATGAGCTTTCCGCTCACCGCGGAGGTCGTCGTCGGCAACATCCCCTTCCACCTGACCACACCCATCCTTCGCCGCCTTCTGAGCGCACGGCGATGGCAGAACGCGATCCTGCTGACGCAGTGGGAGGTCGCCCGCAAACGGGCGGGGGTCGGCGGGGGCACGATGATGACCGCGCAGTCAGCGCCCTGGTTCGAGTTCGGGCTGGAGGGGCGTGTTCCGGCGTGGGGTTTCTCCCCGCAGCCCAGTGTCGACGGTGGTCTGCTGTCGATCACACGGCGCGGCTCACCGCTCGTCTCACCGTCGGACCGCGGCGCGTACGAGGCTTTCATCCGGGCGATGTTCACCGCTCGCGGGGGAACGCTGGATGCCGTCACCGCGACGGCATCGCGCGTCCCACGGCCGCGAGCGCGCCGCGCACTGGCCGCCGTCGGGGCAGCCACCACTCGGCTGCCGCGCGACCTGACTCCGTCTCAATGGGCAGGTCTGTGGCAGCATCTCAGCCCGACCCGCTGA
- a CDS encoding cation transporter produces the protein MAITGTSQRRETLHRRIRLIVALTIGYNLIEAVVAITAGALASSAALIGFGLDSTIEVLSAAAVAWQFTRRDPERWEKPTLRVIAVAFFALAIYVAASSILALVSAERPDHSTIGIVLTAVSVVVMPFLSFAERRAGHEIGSATAVADSKQTLICTYLSAAVLVGLLANSLFGWWWADAVAGLVISAFAVREGIEAWKGDACATSVGMILEDEHDQSHD, from the coding sequence ATGGCGATCACCGGAACGTCCCAGCGACGCGAGACCCTGCACCGCCGCATCCGCCTCATCGTCGCGCTCACGATCGGCTACAACCTGATCGAGGCTGTCGTCGCGATCACCGCGGGGGCTCTGGCGTCGTCGGCGGCGTTGATCGGATTCGGCCTCGATTCGACGATCGAAGTGCTCTCTGCGGCGGCCGTCGCGTGGCAGTTCACCCGCCGCGATCCCGAACGCTGGGAGAAGCCGACGCTGCGGGTGATCGCTGTCGCCTTCTTCGCCCTCGCGATCTACGTGGCCGCATCCTCGATCTTGGCGCTCGTGTCGGCCGAGCGGCCCGACCACAGCACGATCGGCATCGTTCTCACCGCGGTCAGCGTCGTGGTCATGCCCTTCCTCTCCTTCGCGGAGCGACGAGCCGGCCACGAGATCGGGTCCGCCACCGCCGTGGCGGACTCGAAGCAGACGCTCATCTGCACCTACCTCTCGGCCGCGGTCCTGGTCGGGCTCCTCGCCAACTCGCTGTTCGGGTGGTGGTGGGCGGATGCCGTCGCAGGACTCGTGATCAGCGCCTTCGCCGTGCGCGAGGGCATCGAAGCGTGGAAGGGCGACGCCTGCGCCACCTCTGTGGGGATGATCCTCGAAGACGAACACGACCAGTCGCACGACTGA
- a CDS encoding arsenate reductase ArsC, producing MTDTASKPSVLFVCVHNAGRSQMAAGFLRDIAGDRVEVRSAGSMPADQINPIAVDAMAELGIDITAEQPKVLTTEAVQASDVVITMGCGDACPFFPGKRYEDWKLDDPAGQGIESVRPIRDDIRRRIEHLVSELV from the coding sequence ATGACCGACACAGCATCCAAGCCGTCCGTCCTCTTCGTCTGCGTGCACAACGCCGGTCGCTCGCAGATGGCCGCGGGGTTCCTCCGTGACATCGCCGGCGACCGCGTGGAGGTGCGCTCCGCCGGATCCATGCCCGCCGATCAGATCAACCCGATCGCCGTCGACGCGATGGCCGAGCTCGGCATCGACATCACCGCCGAGCAGCCGAAGGTGCTCACGACCGAAGCGGTGCAGGCATCCGACGTCGTGATCACGATGGGCTGCGGCGACGCCTGCCCGTTCTTCCCCGGCAAGCGGTACGAGGACTGGAAGCTCGACGACCCCGCAGGTCAGGGCATCGAGTCGGTCCGTCCCATCCGCGACGACATCCGCCGCCGAATCGAGCACCTGGTGAGCGAGCTGGTCTGA
- a CDS encoding metalloregulator ArsR/SmtB family transcription factor, with protein MTVTVTSGETCSPVATHAIGQAAAVSVATTLKALSDPLRLRMLSAIASDPRGESCVCDLAELAEVSQPTVSHHLKVLKDVDVLVSERRGTWVWYRINPRRRSAVTALLDSFAPATVDAPWSIEADVEDRRPDFDARVTRLAEELAEEVTELDAGTVLSVVRESYTSLARTARVSSALVPLTERFARQRLSDLTRDRRAGLPQVLFVCVANAGRSQLAAALVNQLAQGRVVARSAGSSPADVIHPHVRSLLAEIEGDVADERFPKPLTDDAVRAADVVVTMGCGDVCPIIPGIRYDDWAVGDPALASREGVEAIRDDIADRVRILLDDLLS; from the coding sequence ATGACCGTCACCGTGACGTCCGGCGAGACCTGCAGCCCCGTCGCCACCCATGCCATCGGGCAGGCGGCAGCGGTTTCGGTGGCGACGACGCTGAAGGCGCTGTCCGACCCTCTGCGTCTGCGGATGCTGTCGGCCATCGCGTCCGATCCCCGCGGGGAATCGTGCGTCTGCGACCTCGCGGAACTCGCCGAGGTGTCGCAGCCCACGGTGTCTCACCACCTCAAGGTGCTCAAGGACGTCGATGTCCTCGTCTCGGAGCGTCGGGGCACGTGGGTCTGGTATCGGATCAACCCCCGTCGCCGCAGCGCCGTGACCGCACTCCTGGATTCGTTCGCGCCGGCCACGGTGGACGCGCCGTGGAGTATCGAAGCAGACGTGGAGGACCGCCGGCCGGACTTCGACGCCCGCGTGACGCGTCTCGCCGAAGAGCTGGCGGAGGAAGTGACGGAGCTCGACGCCGGCACGGTCTTGTCGGTGGTGCGCGAGTCGTACACTTCGCTCGCGCGCACCGCCCGCGTTTCGTCGGCTCTGGTCCCGCTCACCGAGCGCTTCGCCCGGCAGCGTCTGAGCGATCTCACCCGCGATCGCCGCGCGGGCCTCCCGCAGGTTCTTTTCGTCTGCGTCGCCAACGCCGGTCGTTCGCAACTGGCGGCCGCGCTCGTCAACCAGCTCGCGCAGGGCAGAGTGGTCGCTCGTTCGGCAGGCTCCAGTCCCGCCGATGTCATCCACCCCCATGTCCGTTCGCTCCTCGCGGAGATCGAGGGCGATGTCGCGGACGAGCGCTTCCCCAAACCGCTCACCGACGACGCCGTCCGCGCAGCCGATGTCGTCGTCACGATGGGCTGCGGTGATGTCTGCCCGATCATCCCCGGCATCCGCTACGACGACTGGGCGGTGGGAGACCCCGCGCTCGCATCGCGGGAAGGCGTGGAAGCCATCCGCGACGACATCGCGGACCGGGTGCGCATCCTTCTCGACGACCTTCTCTCTTGA
- a CDS encoding arginase family protein, with amino-acid sequence MITLLSAPSNLGLRPPQRGSVPGTAKAPESLREAGLHARFAAKGAADGGVVLPGRYIDDDEARLPGRVRNEAALVEHARRLATRIGEVLDAGNAPLVIGGDCSILLGAGVASARRGRIGLVHVDGHTDFRHPGNSDDCASVAGEDLAASVGMHWPAITDIDGLAPYFSPARTAHIGHRPDDAEQDEARALLGRVTSAAEVVARGAAAVAAASAEVAGPDGYWLQVDVDVLDPSVMPAVDSPDPGGITAAELTDLLRVLAPRAVGASVTVFDPDLDPDGRYARLLVDVLDDGLSTLGTALVR; translated from the coding sequence ATGATCACTCTGCTGTCGGCTCCGAGCAACCTCGGCCTCCGGCCGCCGCAGCGAGGGAGCGTGCCCGGCACGGCGAAGGCCCCCGAATCACTCCGCGAAGCCGGGCTCCATGCCCGCTTCGCCGCGAAAGGCGCAGCAGACGGGGGCGTCGTCCTCCCCGGCCGGTACATCGACGACGATGAGGCGCGACTGCCGGGGCGGGTGCGCAATGAAGCAGCGCTCGTCGAGCACGCGCGGCGTCTCGCAACACGCATCGGCGAGGTACTGGATGCCGGGAATGCCCCTCTGGTGATCGGCGGCGACTGCTCGATTCTCCTCGGTGCCGGCGTCGCGTCCGCCAGACGGGGGCGCATCGGTCTGGTTCATGTCGACGGGCACACCGATTTCCGGCATCCGGGCAACAGCGACGACTGCGCGAGTGTCGCCGGGGAAGACCTCGCCGCTTCAGTCGGAATGCACTGGCCCGCGATCACCGACATCGACGGACTCGCGCCCTACTTCTCCCCCGCGCGCACAGCGCACATCGGTCATCGCCCTGACGACGCGGAACAGGACGAAGCGCGCGCACTGCTCGGTCGCGTGACGTCGGCGGCCGAGGTCGTCGCGAGAGGTGCCGCCGCTGTCGCCGCCGCATCGGCCGAGGTCGCGGGCCCAGACGGTTACTGGCTTCAGGTCGACGTCGACGTGCTCGACCCGTCTGTCATGCCGGCCGTCGACAGCCCCGACCCCGGCGGGATCACCGCAGCCGAACTCACCGATCTGCTGCGGGTACTCGCGCCCCGGGCGGTCGGAGCGAGCGTGACCGTGTTCGATCCCGACCTCGACCCCGATGGTCGATACGCCCGCCTGTTGGTGGACGTTCTCGACGACGGCCTCAGCACGCTGGGCACAGCGCTGGTGCGCTGA
- a CDS encoding sensor histidine kinase, whose translation MSSSAPHVASAEPSPGAQHLARGVTATWWYTVTAVVFLQLVLVGVWTGIVAATDTRGAVIAVVGIGGLLWCASTLLLLFDYRHRVDAGPGVPWNRLAVPLLVAVAFGVTAGLVGGSWQLAAMPLMQSVVLLNWPRGVRYRVVIAATLVLVILGFVDSATQAVDAVVPTFLPVIYTALLPGMTVTSLWWWDVLITLDRARASESRLAATQERLRVATDVHDLQGHHLQVIALQLELADRLLPADPDAGMEQLRAARVSVDEARQGTRDLALQFRSVPLSDELANARDLLRAAGLEVDALIDADAAAAPGSALGPVIRETTTNVLRHGGGRHARLSLTRTADAWRYEITNDVPPGAEVAPDGSGLDGMRRRIDDAHGTLEVRAQKDEFAVFVTVPVGETSR comes from the coding sequence GTGAGCAGCTCCGCACCGCATGTCGCCTCCGCCGAACCGAGCCCCGGAGCGCAGCATCTCGCACGCGGCGTCACCGCCACCTGGTGGTACACGGTCACTGCGGTCGTCTTCCTCCAACTGGTTCTCGTCGGTGTGTGGACGGGCATCGTCGCGGCCACCGACACGCGCGGCGCCGTCATCGCCGTCGTGGGCATCGGTGGATTGCTGTGGTGTGCATCGACTCTTCTGCTGCTGTTCGACTATCGCCACCGCGTCGACGCCGGACCGGGTGTCCCCTGGAACCGGTTGGCTGTCCCGCTGCTCGTCGCCGTCGCCTTCGGTGTCACCGCCGGACTTGTCGGCGGCAGTTGGCAACTGGCGGCCATGCCGCTCATGCAGTCCGTCGTGCTGTTGAACTGGCCACGCGGAGTTCGTTACCGCGTGGTCATCGCGGCGACCCTCGTCCTGGTGATCCTGGGGTTCGTCGACTCCGCCACGCAGGCCGTCGACGCCGTCGTCCCCACCTTCCTCCCGGTGATCTACACCGCGCTGCTGCCGGGGATGACCGTGACCTCCCTGTGGTGGTGGGATGTGCTGATCACCCTCGACCGGGCCAGAGCGTCTGAGAGTCGACTCGCAGCGACGCAGGAGCGGCTGCGCGTCGCCACCGACGTGCATGACCTGCAGGGCCACCACCTGCAGGTCATCGCCCTCCAGCTCGAGTTGGCGGATCGCCTGCTCCCCGCCGATCCCGATGCCGGTATGGAACAGCTTCGCGCAGCGCGCGTGAGCGTCGACGAGGCGCGTCAGGGCACCCGCGACCTCGCCCTGCAGTTCAGGTCCGTGCCGCTGAGCGACGAGCTCGCCAATGCCCGCGATCTTCTCCGCGCCGCCGGTCTCGAGGTCGACGCGCTCATCGACGCAGATGCCGCGGCGGCGCCGGGATCGGCCCTGGGGCCGGTGATCCGGGAGACGACGACGAATGTGCTGCGGCACGGCGGCGGACGCCACGCCCGCCTGTCTCTCACCAGAACAGCGGATGCGTGGCGCTACGAGATCACGAACGATGTGCCGCCGGGCGCGGAGGTCGCCCCCGACGGGTCGGGGCTGGACGGCATGCGACGGCGCATCGACGACGCGCATGGCACACTCGAAGTGCGGGCTCAGAAAGACGAGTTCGCCGTGTTCGTGACCGTGCCGGTGGGGGAGACGAGCCGATGA
- a CDS encoding thioredoxin family protein, giving the protein MELTLVSSSFCGACSRTRSVLADAVRFLPDATVTEIDIAAEPDAAEDLDIRFTPTVIIRDDSGTEVFRAEGVPTVPQVLTAAVRALPPDTATLAESTAPSAD; this is encoded by the coding sequence ATGGAGCTGACGCTCGTCTCTTCGTCCTTCTGTGGCGCCTGTTCGCGCACGCGCTCGGTGCTCGCCGACGCGGTGCGGTTTCTGCCGGACGCGACCGTGACCGAGATCGACATCGCTGCCGAGCCGGACGCCGCGGAAGACCTGGACATCCGCTTCACCCCCACCGTCATCATCCGTGACGATTCCGGCACCGAGGTGTTCCGCGCCGAGGGAGTCCCCACCGTGCCGCAAGTGCTGACGGCAGCCGTGCGCGCCCTTCCTCCTGACACAGCCACCCTTGCGGAGAGCACAGCGCCGAGCGCAGACTGA
- the thrC gene encoding threonine synthase yields MPFISTRGGMQPQSFSETLLEGLAPDGGLAVPEVLPTVDGKTLERWRALTYPQLATEVLGLFATDIPRKDLARMTADAYADFPASVVPLRPIDDDLTLVGLSEGPTLAFKDMAMQFLGQALEYTLERKDAVLNILGATSGDTGSAAEHALRGKDRVAVFMLSPQGRMSPFQRAQMFSLDDANVHNIAVEGVFDDCQNLVKHLAGDLVFKRAQNLGAVNSINLARITAQVVYYFWAWLRATDAGGWTELSFTVPSGNFGNILSGFYAKQMGLPIRRLVLAANENNVLDEFFRTGIYRPRSAAQTLATSSPSMDISKASNLERFIFELVGRDATRVTAAWRDLAEQGFFDFASEQSRFVEEFGIVSGTSTHADRIATIRDVYETTGEIIDPHTADGVKVAREYVEPGVPMLVLETAKPEKFAETIREAIGVELAYSPELREMLDAPQHVTEMADDEHALRAFIEANALR; encoded by the coding sequence GTGCCGTTCATCTCCACCCGTGGCGGAATGCAGCCGCAGTCGTTCAGCGAGACGCTGCTGGAGGGGCTCGCGCCCGATGGGGGGCTGGCGGTCCCCGAAGTCCTGCCGACGGTGGATGGGAAGACGCTCGAACGCTGGCGGGCGCTCACCTACCCGCAGCTCGCGACCGAGGTGCTGGGGCTCTTCGCTACCGACATCCCCCGCAAGGACCTCGCTCGCATGACGGCCGACGCCTATGCGGACTTCCCGGCGAGTGTCGTGCCGCTGCGGCCGATCGACGACGACCTCACCCTGGTGGGTCTGTCGGAAGGGCCGACGCTGGCGTTCAAGGACATGGCGATGCAGTTTCTCGGCCAGGCCCTCGAGTACACCTTGGAGCGCAAGGACGCCGTGCTCAACATCCTCGGTGCGACGTCGGGTGACACCGGCTCTGCTGCCGAGCATGCGCTCCGCGGCAAGGATCGCGTCGCCGTCTTCATGCTCTCGCCGCAGGGACGGATGAGCCCCTTCCAGCGCGCGCAGATGTTCTCTCTCGACGACGCGAACGTGCACAACATCGCCGTCGAGGGTGTCTTCGACGACTGCCAGAACCTCGTCAAGCACCTCGCCGGTGACCTGGTCTTCAAGCGGGCGCAGAACCTCGGCGCGGTGAACTCCATCAACCTGGCGCGCATCACGGCGCAGGTGGTCTATTACTTCTGGGCCTGGCTTCGGGCAACGGATGCCGGTGGCTGGACCGAACTCTCCTTCACCGTGCCATCGGGCAACTTCGGCAACATCCTCTCCGGTTTCTACGCGAAGCAGATGGGGCTGCCGATCCGCCGGCTCGTGCTCGCCGCGAACGAGAACAACGTGCTGGACGAGTTCTTCCGGACCGGGATCTACCGTCCCCGCAGCGCCGCACAGACCCTGGCGACGTCCAGCCCGTCGATGGATATCTCGAAGGCCTCGAACCTCGAGCGCTTCATCTTCGAGCTCGTGGGTCGCGACGCGACGCGCGTCACCGCCGCCTGGCGTGACCTCGCCGAGCAGGGCTTCTTCGACTTCGCGTCCGAGCAGTCGCGTTTCGTCGAGGAGTTCGGCATCGTGAGCGGCACGTCGACCCACGCAGACCGGATCGCCACCATCCGCGACGTGTACGAGACGACGGGGGAGATCATCGACCCGCACACGGCGGACGGCGTCAAGGTCGCCCGCGAGTACGTCGAACCGGGCGTGCCGATGCTCGTGCTCGAAACGGCGAAGCCCGAGAAGTTCGCGGAGACGATCCGCGAGGCGATCGGTGTGGAGCTGGCCTACTCGCCGGAACTTCGCGAGATGCTCGACGCCCCGCAACACGTGACCGAGATGGCGGACGACGAGCACGCCCTCCGTGCCTTCATCGAGGCGAACGCGCTGCGCTGA
- a CDS encoding response regulator transcription factor produces MIRVLLADDEGMIRSALAALLRLEEDIDVVAECADGEQALAEALRLQPDVCLLDLEMPGLDGVEVAERLNRAIVTRCVVVTRHARPGVLRRALASGVAGFLPKSRGAGEVAEVIRRVAAGARYVDPEIAADALSDERSPLTDRELDVLRAGRRGQTTGQIARTLSLAPGTVRNHISVILGKLSVGTRQQAVLIAEERGWI; encoded by the coding sequence ATGATCCGTGTGCTGCTGGCCGACGATGAGGGGATGATCCGCTCCGCGCTCGCCGCTCTGTTGCGACTCGAAGAGGACATCGATGTGGTGGCCGAGTGCGCGGACGGCGAGCAGGCCCTGGCCGAAGCTCTGCGACTGCAGCCGGACGTGTGCCTTCTCGACCTCGAGATGCCCGGTCTCGACGGGGTCGAGGTGGCCGAGCGTCTGAACCGGGCGATCGTCACCCGCTGCGTGGTGGTCACCCGCCATGCTCGCCCCGGCGTGCTGCGTCGAGCACTCGCGTCCGGGGTCGCAGGGTTCCTGCCGAAATCTCGCGGTGCCGGTGAGGTCGCGGAAGTCATCCGCCGGGTCGCTGCGGGAGCGCGCTACGTCGACCCGGAGATCGCGGCGGATGCCCTGAGCGACGAGCGCTCACCCCTCACCGATCGTGAACTCGATGTGCTCCGCGCCGGACGTCGGGGGCAGACGACGGGACAGATCGCGCGCACCCTGTCGCTCGCGCCAGGGACGGTCCGCAATCACATCTCGGTGATCCTGGGCAAACTGTCGGTCGGCACGCGGCAGCAGGCCGTGCTGATCGCCGAGGAACGTGGCTGGATCTGA
- a CDS encoding helix-turn-helix transcriptional regulator — protein sequence MSSRTASLTHVAAVARLGHALSDPTRAGILLALRESAQYPAELAEALDVSRQAMSNHLACLRGCGLVESTPEGRRSSYRLADPHIAPTLDELMRVTLVVEPDCCSGEGCTC from the coding sequence ATGAGCTCCAGAACAGCCTCCCTCACCCATGTCGCGGCGGTGGCCCGCCTGGGGCACGCACTTTCCGATCCGACGCGGGCGGGCATCCTCCTCGCCCTCCGTGAATCCGCCCAGTACCCCGCGGAACTCGCTGAAGCCCTGGATGTCTCACGCCAGGCGATGTCGAACCATCTGGCGTGCCTCCGCGGGTGCGGCCTCGTCGAGAGCACCCCGGAAGGGCGCCGCAGCAGCTACCGCCTGGCGGATCCTCACATCGCTCCGACTCTCGACGAACTCATGCGGGTCACGCTGGTCGTCGAACCGGACTGCTGCAGCGGCGAAGGGTGCACCTGCTGA
- a CDS encoding VOC family protein: protein MPDLNPYLSFRTDARQALEFYQSVLGGELDISVFGDFPDMVQDPSQQDLVMHGQLNTPDGLVLMASDTPDGMTYEKPQGISVSLSGNTQEVTQQVWDKLSDGATITMPLDVPPWGGTFGMLVDRFGIAWMLHGDPE, encoded by the coding sequence ATGCCTGACCTCAACCCGTACCTCTCATTCCGCACCGACGCGCGACAGGCGCTGGAGTTCTACCAGAGCGTGCTCGGCGGTGAACTCGACATCAGCGTGTTCGGCGACTTCCCGGACATGGTGCAGGACCCGAGCCAGCAGGACCTCGTCATGCACGGCCAGCTGAACACCCCGGATGGTCTCGTGCTGATGGCGTCGGACACTCCCGACGGCATGACGTACGAGAAGCCTCAGGGCATCTCGGTCTCACTCAGCGGCAACACGCAGGAAGTCACGCAGCAGGTGTGGGACAAGCTGTCGGACGGCGCGACGATCACCATGCCGCTGGACGTCCCCCCGTGGGGTGGAACGTTCGGCATGCTGGTCGATCGTTTCGGGATCGCCTGGATGCTGCACGGCGACCCGGAGTGA
- a CDS encoding TerC family protein, with product MEITPLIWVITIAVTIAFFVYEFFAHVRTPHEPSIGESARWSAFYIGLALLFGVGIGVVSGWTFGGEYFAGYLTEKALSIDNLFVFLIVMTGFAVPKIYQQRVLMIGIVIALILRGAFIAVGATLIENFSWIFYLFGALLLFLAYRQATGSHESDPANGRFMTFVRRHLPVTNEFHEAKLTVVKDGTRFVTPMLLTIVTIGFVDLIFAVDSIPAIYGLTNEAYIVFTANAFALMGLRQLYFLIGGLLERLVYLAQGLAVILAFIGVKLVLHALHVNELPFVNGGQAVEWAPEIPIWFSLLFIGATIAVATVASLIKTRVDRGTATVESDDAVPERELS from the coding sequence TTGGAAATCACCCCACTGATCTGGGTCATCACGATCGCGGTCACGATCGCCTTCTTCGTCTACGAGTTCTTCGCGCACGTGCGCACGCCACACGAACCGTCGATCGGCGAATCCGCACGATGGTCGGCGTTCTACATCGGCCTCGCGCTGCTGTTCGGTGTCGGCATCGGCGTGGTCTCCGGTTGGACGTTCGGCGGCGAGTACTTCGCCGGGTACCTCACCGAGAAGGCACTGTCGATCGACAACCTGTTCGTCTTCCTCATCGTGATGACCGGCTTCGCGGTGCCGAAGATCTACCAGCAGCGGGTGCTGATGATCGGCATCGTGATCGCCTTGATCCTGCGTGGTGCGTTCATCGCGGTCGGCGCCACCCTGATCGAGAACTTCTCCTGGATCTTCTACCTGTTCGGGGCGCTGCTGCTGTTCCTCGCCTACCGTCAAGCGACGGGCAGCCACGAGAGCGACCCGGCCAACGGGCGGTTCATGACCTTCGTCCGTCGGCATCTTCCCGTCACGAACGAGTTCCACGAGGCCAAGCTCACGGTCGTCAAGGACGGCACGCGGTTCGTCACGCCGATGCTGCTCACGATCGTGACGATCGGGTTCGTCGATCTCATCTTCGCCGTCGACTCGATCCCGGCCATCTACGGACTCACCAATGAGGCGTACATCGTCTTCACGGCGAACGCCTTCGCTCTGATGGGGCTCCGTCAGCTGTACTTCCTGATCGGCGGGCTGCTCGAGCGCCTCGTCTACCTCGCGCAGGGGCTCGCCGTCATCCTCGCGTTCATCGGTGTCAAGCTCGTGCTGCACGCGCTGCACGTGAACGAGCTTCCGTTCGTGAACGGCGGTCAGGCCGTCGAGTGGGCGCCCGAGATCCCCATCTGGTTCTCCCTGCTGTTCATCGGGGCGACGATCGCCGTCGCGACGGTGGCCAGCCTCATCAAGACGCGGGTCGACCGCGGGACAGCCACGGTCGAGTCGGACGACGCGGTGCCGGAGCGGGAACTCTCCTGA
- a CDS encoding small multidrug efflux protein — protein sequence MNLIETFQNWVAQVPDLVQPLIVALAGAVPFIEGEGAATIGIIGGIPPVIAAIAAIIGNFVCVAVLVLASSGARKAIVTRTRANEPVLAGGGTTTQPVDAADIENDRKAARRGKFQRAFERYGVPGVSLLGPLLLPTQFTATMLAAAGVGKARILFWQGLAIIAWTTVFTVIITTAVNAVA from the coding sequence ATGAACCTCATCGAAACCTTCCAGAACTGGGTCGCCCAGGTCCCCGACCTCGTGCAGCCGCTCATCGTCGCTCTCGCCGGTGCCGTCCCCTTCATCGAAGGAGAGGGTGCAGCCACGATCGGCATCATCGGCGGCATCCCACCGGTGATCGCCGCCATCGCCGCCATCATCGGAAACTTCGTATGCGTCGCGGTGCTGGTGCTCGCCAGCTCTGGTGCGCGAAAAGCCATCGTGACCCGTACGCGGGCCAACGAGCCGGTACTCGCCGGTGGCGGAACGACGACACAGCCGGTGGATGCCGCTGACATCGAGAATGACCGCAAAGCCGCCCGCCGCGGGAAGTTCCAGCGGGCCTTCGAGCGTTACGGAGTTCCCGGCGTCAGCCTTCTCGGTCCGCTCCTGCTGCCGACGCAGTTCACGGCCACCATGCTGGCCGCAGCCGGGGTCGGCAAGGCCCGCATCCTGTTCTGGCAGGGACTCGCGATCATCGCATGGACCACTGTCTTCACTGTGATCATCACGACGGCGGTCAACGCCGTCGCCTGA